The following are encoded in a window of Megalobrama amblycephala isolate DHTTF-2021 linkage group LG19, ASM1881202v1, whole genome shotgun sequence genomic DNA:
- the LOC125254052 gene encoding galaxin-like, whose amino-acid sequence MEKGHHQQCGNESYITSESVCCNGHLTKGLSQLVADCCGTKAYNNLNEICCDGSLFTRSSAQVQCCGEVMYLPTRSCCSEKKLTDRKENHDCCGAESFDKTTHICCSNPLSVKPKNTPCTNLANPPRPMSSPPTSTPLQNPEENCGSKTYNPKNHICCSGFLYKASALTMCCGNRIYTPFDENVLCCNGTLHHVPKQSECVGGVVYTNNTCDLSARPRLGEHCCGGQTYEPRTHICCNGHSHHMRNGNFCCGSQVYDPNNKSMKCCSGHLYKDLGEYAECCGNLLLNETKRICCSSSTNTILYDTKSNHHCCGHYYYNASLWNCCAENLKPTSRQNSVHAGYRLRQLTDLIPKICNETVLFGKVESMALGKHDRQVMLKVVDDFKDSWHYEYLDHCRTPALENGMTYLWKNTTNGYKPISTPVEQISDIHMFYTVCRQHKCQKG is encoded by the exons GTCATTTAACTAAGGGATTAAGCCAACTGGTGGCTGACTGCTGTGGTACCAAAGCTTACAATAATCTAAATGAGATTTGCTGTGATGGCAGCCTTTTCACTCGAAGCAGTGCTCAAGTGCAGTGCTGTGGCGAAG TCATGTACCTACCGACTCGTTCGTGCTGTTCTGAGAAAAAATTAACTGATCGGAAGGAAAATCATGATTGTTGTGGCGCGGAATCATTTGACAAGACAACCCACATCTGCTGTAGCAACCCTCTTTCAGTAAAGCCCAAAAACACGCCTTGTACAAATCTAGCAA ATCCTCCCAGACCCATGAGTTCTCCTCCGACCAG CACACCCCTCCAAAATCCAG AAGAGAATTGCGGATCAAAAACCTACAATCCCAAGAACCACATTTGTTGCTCAGGGTTTCTGTATAAGGCATCAGCACTTACTATG TGCTGTGGTAACAGAATTTACACTCCGTTCGATGAAAATGTGCTGTGCTGTAATGGAACCCTTCATCATGTGCCAAAGCAATCTGAGTGTGTCGGAGGTGTTGTATATACTAACAATACCTGCGACCTGTCTGCCCGTCCCCGTCTTGGTGAGCACTGTTGTGGAGGACAAACCTACGAACCTCGCACGCATATTTGCTGTAATGGACACAG CCATCACATGAGGAATGGTAATTTCTGTTGTGGTTCACAAGTCTATGACCCAAACAACAAGTCTATGAAATGCTGCTCGGGTCATCTCTACAAAGATTTAGGAGAATATGCAGAATGCTGTGGAAACCTCTTACTCAATGAAACCAAGCGAATTTGCTGTTCTTCCTCAACCAATACCATTCTTTATGACACCAAATCAAATCACCATTGCTGTGGGCATTACTACTACAACGCGTCCCTGTGGAACTGCTGTGCTGAAAATCTCAAACCAACATCAAGACAGAATAGCGTTCATGCAGGATACAGACTTAGACAACTAACGGATCTGATTCCTAAAATATGCAATGAAACAG tGCTCTTTGGCAAAGTGGAGAGTATGGCACTTGGCAAACATGACCGTCAAGTTATGTTGAAAGTTGTCGATGACTTCAAGGACTCTTGGCATTACGAATACCTGGATCACTGCAGAACTCCAGCCCTGGAGAACGGCATGACCTACCTTTGGAAGAATACCACCAATGGGTACAAGCCTATCTCCACCCCTGTTGAGCAGATCTCTGACATTCATATGTTCTATACTGTATGTCGCCAACATAAGTGTCAGAAAGGATAG